GAAAATGAAGTCATACCTTAACTGCTAGATCGGTAAATAGCAAAAATATCTATGGAGTCAATAGGCTAACTAAAAATAACTTAGACAAAGATGATAATTTACCATTTTTATTCTGCAAAACCAAAAATATGCCTGTCTTTTGCAATTAATTAATATTAGGCGCTCGCGATCGCCTTCATCTGTATTTATCTGTGTTCATCTGTGGTTAAAAAACAGCTAACAACTCTTGCCGCAATCGTCTCTTAATTCAAACACATTTTTCAAATCAACAAAAAACATTGAGGATAACAAAAATGCCAGAAAAAAAACCGCGTTCCTTAACTCCTTGGCTAATTGGTGCTGCCGTAATTGCTACAGGTGGCATAGTTGCTTATTTTTACCTTAACGGTAACTTTGGGGATGCTACCAGCCCTTTAGCTAGCGCCAAAATCGTGCCAAGTGACGCATTAATGGCTGGTACGATCTCTACAGACCCCCAAGCTTGGGCTCAATTGCAAAAATTTGGCACTCCCGAAGCGCAAACTGCCGTTAACCAAGGATTAAACGAGTTTAACAAACAAGTATTTACTGACTCCAAGATTAATTACGAAAAAGATATCAAACCTTGGCTTGGTAACGTGATGTTTGCCGTCATTCCATCCAATTCGGCAGAGGGGGGACAAAAATCCAGCGTGCTAGCTGTAGTGGGAATTAAAAATAAAATCAGTGCTTGGAATTTCGCCAATAAATTCAAATCAGGAACTCAAACAAAAGAGACTGACTATAAAGGAATTAAGGTGATTGAAACGGGCGATACCAAAAAAGATTATCTCGCCGTTTTGAATAATCATTTAGTTTGGTCTTCGGAAAGAAAGCCAGTAGAATTAGCGATCGACACTTTCAAGGGTCAGCGTTCATTTGCTAGTAAACAAGATGCTGCTACTATCCTAAGTAAAGGTGTAGATATGCAAAATACGATCGCGCAAATCTACATCCCAGAATACGGTAACTCAATTCAAAAGTTACTGGCTAACAATCCCAGCACGACGGCGTTACCTCAACAATCTCTCGACCAATTGAAGCAGGTGAAGTCTTTGGTGATGGGATTGGGGATCGATAATGATGGTTTGCGGATGAAGGCGATCGGCAAAGTAGATCCATCTTTAATTCAGGTAGAATATAAACCGAGTCCGGGCAAAGTAGTCAGTCAATTTCCCCTCGAAACAATTGCTTTAATTAGCGGACACGGGATCAGCACTGGTTGGTCGGTTTTTGTCAATCAAGCTAAAAATGATGCTCAAATTCAACAACAACTCGAACAGACGAAACAACAATTAAAAACTACCTACAATCTTGACTTGGATAAAGATGTTTTTAGTTGGATGAATGGGGAATTTGCTTTGGGCGCGATCGCATCTAATCAAGGATTATTAGAACCCATCGGAGTAGGGGGTGCTTTAGTTTTGAAAACAAGCGATCGCGCTACCGCCGAAGCCACTTTTGCCAAGCTAGATGAAATCGCCAAAACCAACCAAATTAGTATTTCCCAAAGAGACATTCAAGGAAAAACTATTACCGAATGGAAATTACCCAACGAGCAAACATGGTTGGGCCACGGTTGGCTAGATCGAGAATCGGTATTTGTTGCCGTTGGTCAACCGATTATCGATGTAATGGCGACTAATTCTAGTGGGTTAAATAGTGGGGAATCATTTAAAGCCATCACGAGTTCTTTACAACAGCCAAATGTTGGTTATTTTTACATAGATGTGGAAAAATTAATGATGTTAGTGAATCGTCATTTACCAGAACCGCAAAAGACTGCCATTCCCCCAGAAACAACCGCCATTCTTAATTCGATTCGCGGGATTGGCATTACTGCAAATCAACCCGATCGCTCAACTAGTAATGTAGAAATGTTACTAGCTCTCAAGCGGAAAGTTTGATAATGGTTATTAGCCATTAGTCATTGGTCATTGGTCATTAATGGCAATTAGCTATAGCGATCCTAAATGAATTGCCAACAACTAAACCCCTCCCAACCCTCCCCTTGGTAAGGGGAGGGCTAGGGTTAGATCGCTATATTAAGTGCTAACGCGGTAGTATCCATTAAGCATTAGTATTAACAAATGACAAATGACAGTTGACCAATGACTAATCAAATGACTGCTGCTGTAGGTACTGCCGATCCGGGGATCGCTTCTCGCTTAGTAAATGGGGTGTTAGCCAT
This Leptolyngbyaceae cyanobacterium DNA region includes the following protein-coding sequences:
- a CDS encoding DUF3352 domain-containing protein; its protein translation is MPEKKPRSLTPWLIGAAVIATGGIVAYFYLNGNFGDATSPLASAKIVPSDALMAGTISTDPQAWAQLQKFGTPEAQTAVNQGLNEFNKQVFTDSKINYEKDIKPWLGNVMFAVIPSNSAEGGQKSSVLAVVGIKNKISAWNFANKFKSGTQTKETDYKGIKVIETGDTKKDYLAVLNNHLVWSSERKPVELAIDTFKGQRSFASKQDAATILSKGVDMQNTIAQIYIPEYGNSIQKLLANNPSTTALPQQSLDQLKQVKSLVMGLGIDNDGLRMKAIGKVDPSLIQVEYKPSPGKVVSQFPLETIALISGHGISTGWSVFVNQAKNDAQIQQQLEQTKQQLKTTYNLDLDKDVFSWMNGEFALGAIASNQGLLEPIGVGGALVLKTSDRATAEATFAKLDEIAKTNQISISQRDIQGKTITEWKLPNEQTWLGHGWLDRESVFVAVGQPIIDVMATNSSGLNSGESFKAITSSLQQPNVGYFYIDVEKLMMLVNRHLPEPQKTAIPPETTAILNSIRGIGITANQPDRSTSNVEMLLALKRKV